In Lathyrus oleraceus cultivar Zhongwan6 chromosome 2, CAAS_Psat_ZW6_1.0, whole genome shotgun sequence, the DNA window tataaatataagATTATAAGTGACACACTCATTTTGTAATAAAAAAGGAAAATAGAGGATGTTAGGATTCGAAGCCTGTCACTACAGGTGCTTTTCACTATGATTGTTAGGTTTGACCGTGCTGAAATGTCATTTAGTAAATAACAAAAAAAACGCCTAAAATGAGTTATTACTACGGTTAACTAAATGGTCGTAGTAAGATGATGTTACAAAATgtatattttgtagtagtgtGAAAATCAGCCAATAAAATCTCTGCAATAGTTCTTGAGCTCAAACCATTTAAAAGCTCTATCAATTTAAGAACAGCTCGATTAATATCTCATTTGGTTCTTTAGTTCAGCTTGGTACAAAATCTCGGTTGGTTCGAGAACGGTCCAGTTCAAATCTTATTTTAGTTCGTGATCAGCTTATATAAAACTCTGGTTCGGTTCAGATGGTAGCCAACTCAAAACTCCATATTGGTTCGAGATCATCCCATAGTAAATCTCTATTTGGTTTGGAGATTAACCGCTCTGAGCCTTGTTCGTTGTTTGGCTAGAAGTTAGTCTGAAAACTTCATTTCTTTGTATGAAGAGGTTTGTGGCCAAATCCTTCTAAAAGCTCTCAAGTTTAGTGGATGAATAATCTCAAGAATAATTCTTGTGGACATGAGTAGGTCATCTTAGGGAGAACCTATATAGTTTTGTGGTGTTCTCTCTTCTCCCTTATCGCTTTTATTTCTAGAATTTTATTTCCTTTGATTTTATGTTGCTTATTTACTCGTTTAATTTACAAAATATTTTCAAACTCTTATTTTTCAAATGATTTTGTGTATAGAGTCACGTATGCAACATTCACTAGATACTACAACTAGTATTCACTAGATACTAGGACTAGTTGTTTTCCACCATCAGATGATCTTTGAGCCATCAGATATTGTATTTCTAGTCTGATTATATATCGTGCAAATAGTATTTGTACATTATAGAACTGAGTTATTTTATCCTTGATGTGACGTGGTTGATCATCTACCTTACACAATTTTGGGTTGTGCCGCAAATCATCTTAAAGTGAGTGGCCTAATCTGTGACTTGCCCCAATAATTTCTTCAGCGtaaatatttttcaaaatcatAAGACAACAATTTTAAGACGTTTACAAACTACGATGGCTAGCGACAAAATTATCGGTAGCTGTCCCGACAAAACCACCCAGTTTTCATGGAAGACACTTCAAACTCTAGCAACAAAAATGCGACTTTTCTTAACTTTAAAAAGGTGTCCGTGTTCACGCATATGACATTCCTGTTGTTCCTTCTGGATCAACGGAACAATATaacaatattttttttttatagaTTTAGAAGAAACACTTGCTACAACTAATTCTGAATTTGCTGCACAAATTAAAGTAACTGATTTACAGTTCCTTACAGAAAGAGAACGACTATCTCTGCAAAAATCACATTTTTAATGGACTCGTTAGTTTCTTTTGATAAAAAATAATACATTCAAGAGAGAGGACTAGAGGTATTCAAACTCAAATACAATAGATAAATACAGAAAAAAGAAGAAAGTAAATGTTGTTTGAGACAATCAAAAGGGTTTTGACACCACCCATAAAAATTTACATTTAATCTTTCTTTTTAGGCCAATGGCTAGCCATCTCCATGTGAACATCTTCACTTGGAAAACCAACTCTCCTACATCACCTACAACTCTATTGAAGATGATTTCGTTTCAACCTTTCCAAACGCACTAGCAAGGAGTCGACCAAATGTCCCCCACTCTTTTATTTGATCTGAACATTTTCATATTTTGGACTACCTTCATAAAATGACTATATCAATCTTCTCCCTCTATCATATCTATTTGTAACCAGTTCTGAATATTCTCCCAAACTTTCTTCACCAAAGGACACTGAATATTGTCCTTTGATCGAAGTCCACACCTTCCATTTCCTGCATAAATTTTGCATAATAAGACCTGACATAAAATTCATGGTCATAGGGCCATACCACCACATCAACTTGATATATGATGGGATTAATTCCTAATAATAATTCTAGTAAAGTTTCTTTTTATGCATAATGATCTTCGAGACTACTAAACAACTACAAGAAGTTTTGAAAAAGAAATATGATATAGAAGAGATTggaataaaaaaatatattttaatatgATGGAATGGATTATAATCTTTGTTTTAGTTTTTGTTACAGTTTTCTTTTTCAATATgatttttataatattatattttaaaaataaaatatttttaaattaaaagttagttTAAATGAAATTTCATAAAACAAATATTTTGTTTTTGAATATTTAAAATGCTAACAATACTTAAGTAATAAAATATTTGTTAAATTgttaaaaaattatttttaaagtATAAATGTGTTAAAATTTCTTATAAATATTATACAAGTTTTAGAATGTTAAAAAATTTCTTTagtttataaaaaataaatttgaAATATTGTTTCTATAATTCTTTTCAAAACTCTTATAAAAGTCATTTAAAAACTATAAAAGAAATATTATTTATTACTTTCCTAATATTAGTTTGATTTTATTATAGTTTTGGTTTTGTATTTTTACTATTTATAAACtattcatttcatttcaaattcaaatgatAACTGTGTACAAGCGGATTCAAATTTTATGATATTCCATTCACTTTtagatatttaaaaaaaaaactgtTTTAATTTTTCACACATTCTTATAATTAAAATTGATGCATGtgtattttttttatcttttaaGTTGTCATTTAAAATTGATGATGTGTAACTTTTTgtgttatttttaattttttatcattaatttaaaaaaaattatagaTGATCTGTCATATATAACCAGAGACACATCATTTAAAAAGATATTAATAgttttatataaaaaaatatatgagAAAGAGCATAGTTTAAATTTTAAATAGAAAGATTAATTTTTCGATAACTTTTTtaaagataaaacaaatattaATAAGATAGAGTAAAAAATCCAACAAAATACACAAAGTAGCGGATctaaaaaaaatatgaaaattaagATTATAATTTAAATTTATAAAACTATTAGTAGTCTATTTTCTTATCACATTAAAAAAGTGCAACATACTATTATCAATGtataaattatataaaaaaaatagattaattaaaatataatgTGTCAGTATAAAACCATTTTATATTTTTatctaattaaaattaattattttgaCACATAAATAAGATAAGGGAGAAAAATGTGAAAAAATTgttattaaaataatttaaatataatatatttttatttttaatgcaATACTTATGTGTCAAAAgaattaattttaattcaatgaAGGTGTAAAATGGTTTTACAAGTATTCTAATTAATCTATAAAAAAAAAATAGGTAGTTAAGTAGTTAGTGCAATGAAAATTTAGCCACATATAAAATATACAAACCGTCCCACGCAACTCCACACGATActtttatatataaaaaaaagttTGACTTTGTGTTTAATTTTTTtattcaaaatttaaaattgaaTTGTTTAGTGTTAGTATTATTTTATGACCATATTCATGCAAGGTAATTGGTTTTTTTAATACTAAGATAGTACAATCCTAATgaattttattaaattttatatataACCTTTTTAGATTCCATATTTAATGCCCTTTCTTTATAAATAGGACTAAGCaaaccatatatatatatatatatatatatatatatatatatatatatatatatatataatatatatatatatatatatatatatatatatatatatatatatatatatatatatatatatatataatatatatatatatatatatatatatatatatatatatatatattcctaatttaaaattttcttataaaaaaatatttgattCAATGTTTTGATgtaaaataaataattgaagagaTATTTTTGAAAGTAATTAAAAAATGGGATGATGGAGTATGCATTGTATAAAATAAATTGGTATAAAATTCTTCTTATATTAAATTCTATGaaacaaatgaaaaaacaagCGAGAGTCAAACTAGAAAACCAGTGGCAGAGGGTAACGTTATAAAATTGAGTGTATTGAAGAACAGAAAAAGAAGAGACAGAAAAAAAGCTGAAAAAAATAAGGTAAACGGAGTTATATTATGGTGTTTCGAGAAACAATAATAATGACTATTGAATTGTTATGCATGCATTTTGCACTATCGTTATCTATATGCGTGCGTgtattgtgtttgtgtttgtgcATTTTGCATGCACTTTCTCTCTCTATAaaaacctctctctctctctctcctcaCTATTTACGGTTACCATGTTGTTTCATTCCATTCGTATTCAACTTTTcatattttcttcttcttcttcttcgatTCAGTGTTAGTGTCGAAGTTAAACATCAATTGACGTCGACACGATTGTCTATGTGCATGGTTTATGGTTACAACAGCATATAGAAAACACTACACagttgtttttgttttttttaaggTTGGTTCTGTTTTTTGTTTGTTCTGTTTATGTTAATCCTTTTGCTGTTTTACTCTTGAATTTTGAAACTTATAATCTAATCTgtgtttttcttttcttttttcttgtAGTGTGTGGTTTTGTCTTGCTGAAATTTGAGTTGTTGGTTTTGGAATTTTAgggttttgagtttgatttgTTCTGGATTCTGTTCAATATGGGGGTTGAAGTTTGCATGAATAGACTGTGTAAGGATGGTTCGAGTGGTGAATGGAAGAAAGGGTGGTCTTTGATGTCCGGTGGATTCGCAAAACTCTGCAACAAGTGCGGGTAAATTTCATTCCTTTGTCTCTTTTACTTGAACTCAGATTTTTTTCATGAATTTGATTCTGCAATGCTGTGGTTTTGGGGTTTTGACTTTACTGCTACTACTTTGTGTTATTGACTGTGGAGTTTGAATGGCCTGTGGTAGTTAATTTGACGCATCTGCGTAGTCAGGACACATCTACGATCGTTGGATCGATTCCAAGCTTGAAATTTAGACGTATGGATCGATCTAACAGTCAGATGTGTGCTGACTACGTAATTGGGCTAGATTGCCGAATGCGTTGGGTTGTGTTTCTTGTAAATGATTTTGGGATTTGACTTGAGTCTTTTTGTGAGATGAAATTGATTTAGTCAATAGTTTCAACCATTTTTCTTTTCTGGGTTTTCAAGGATTTGGATTCCTTGTATCCTCGCCTTCGCGAACGTCACTCTTTCGATGAAATGAAGATTAAACGACTAATATTTTGAGCTTTTTTTAAAGTTGAAGACAAAATATGAAAGACTCGGTCTTCATCTTCATCTGACGAATGAGATTGTTTGAGAGCGTGCCTGCCTAATACTCCATCCGAAGTGAAATATAAGCAAAAAGAATTTGAAAAGTCAAATGTATTGTTCTAAAATTTAGACAAAATTCATTTGACTTTTAGATTTTTTTGCTCATTAGACTTTTAAGGTTTTTGCTGTCAACTAGTCTCTAGACATGGAATATTAATGTACATTTGCTCTTATCTTCCCTCTACTACTTTCTGCTTACAAATTCTTAACTTGTCATGTTTAGACTTGCCTATGAGAATTCAGTTTTCTGTGATGTATTCCACCGTCACGAAGCCGGTTGGAGGGAATGCAGCAATTGCAACAAGGTGAAAAAATGCTATTTGAATTATACTTgagtctcttttgtctctttggAACACTGAAgtttattatttgatttgatttgatttggtttggtttgcaGCCGATCCACTGTGGATGTATAGTATCAAGGTCTTTGTTCGAGTGCCTTGATTACGGTGGTATAGGCTGTATTAGTTGCATCAAGATTTCCCATTTTTGTCCGGTAAGGTTACGTTGAATATTCATCTCTGCCATTGTGACGCATAAATTTTACCTATTCGTATTCTTGAATGTTTTCTATGGATACAGGATACTGAAAAATCTAATAGGTTCACTCTATCGACCAAAAACAATGCGAGTGATCGATATGCTGAACGTGCTGGCAAAGGAAACCTTTTGCAGTTGTGTAGAAGTGCTGAAGTTGGTGAGTCAAGCCGTTGGCCACACGCTCAAAGAGACGGCAAGGTTTCATGCAATGGTCCAAAAAGCGGAGAAGTTAAGTGTCGATTCAACAAAGAGGATCGAGGATACTTAAATGTGACGAAACATTCTAGTCATTTATCGAGGCTTACTACATCGGAAAGTAATCGACCAACATGGGAGACTAAAAATAATATAGATGAACTACTTTCGCTCAAGATTTCTCTTTTTCAGCAAGAGCAAAAATCTCACCCTTTATTGGCTAAACAGACGAAGAATGGGGTTTCCATGAATGTTGAAGCAAATAAAGGTTTGATTTCTCATGAACGCGTTGGCCGGCCACATGCTGATCTGAAAGGAAAAAGTCAGTTACTTTCTCGATACTGGCCAAGGATTAGTAATCAAGAATTGGAGAAGTTGTCTGGAGAGTATCCTTTATTAAGTGCTTATGTATAAGCAATTTTTTTAACTAACAATTAAATGAAGTCAAACTATTTTCATAAGCTATTCTGAAGTACTTACGAAAATAAGCTGAAAACAGCGTATGAAATGCCATACACTGTTTCTATAAACTCTCTCAAATAGTCTCTCAGAAGTACTTATGCCATTAGAAAGGCTCAAATAAGTCATTTCAAACAAGCCTTTATTATTTTGGTCTATTACACACATCTACACTAAACTTGCAAAGTTGATGCATTAATAGTTTCCCTTAACATTATTATCTCAGTTTGAAGTCTACTATAGTGCCCTTATTTGAGAAGGTGTTAAGTCCGAGTGATGCAGGTCGAATCGGCCGCCTTGTTCTCCCAAAAGCGTGTGCTGAGGTATTCATATGTGACTCTATTTTAACGTTATTTTATTAAAGAAATACATATTCTCCTGTAATTGAAACACATGACGAATCCGCGTATGAGTTTCAGGCTTTTCTTCCTCCTATTTCGCAATCGGAAGGTGTTCCATTACAGTTCCAAGATTTGAAGGGGAACGAGTGGACTTTTCAGTTCCGGTTTTGGCCTAATAACAACAGTAGGATGTATGTATTGGAGGGCGTGATTCCTTGCATACAGTCGTTGCAATTAAACGCCGGTGATACTGGTATACATCAATCTAAGCCATGATTACTGCACCTACTATCGTGTTTTCGTTTCGCACGGTTATTTTATTCAGTTACTTGGTGTTTTGTTTCATGTCATTAATACGATCTTTTTGCTGTAGTGACATTTAGTCGGATAGAACCTGGAGAAAAATTTGTACTCGGTTTTAGAAGGGCTACGAATTCTATTGATACACAGGTTATGACATGATTCTCTACTATACTATCTTAACCTTCTTTAGATAATTCATCTATGTTCTTCGAATTACTTTTGAAAATATGATTAAAAGGACTATTATTTAACAGGATGCCTCTGCATCAGCTCATTCAAACGGAGTTTTGTCGAAGGATACAAATTTTTCTGGTGCAACTAAGATTCTGAACTCGTTAGGTAGTTTCTCTGATCTTTTTCAAAAAATGAAAGGTAACGGGGAACCGAACTTAAATGGACATTCAGAACGTCTGCGTTTGGGTAATGGAAGTTATGATTGGCTTAAAACCTCACATAAGGAGGCGGTGATAAACAGCGATCCATTGCAACAACTGGTTTCTGTTTCAGAAAAGAAACGGACTCGTAATATTGGGCCGAAAACTAAGAGGTTGCACATTCGTAGTGAAGATTCTATAGAGTTGAGACTTACATGGGAAGAAGCACAAGACTTTCTTTGTCCTCCGCCATTTGTCAAGCCAAATCTCGTGACAATCGAGGACCAAATATTCGAAGAATATGATGTAAGTCAGAAACTGTGAACGATATAGTTTTGACTTTGGAGAGTCGTGCTCAAGTATTGCTACCTCGATTATTTTTTGACTTCTAGTTAATTTTATTTAGGAACCACCGGTGTTTGGGAGGAGAACTATAACCAATACTTGTCAATCTTCTGCATCAGAGCAGCTCAGTCCAAAGGAAAAAGAAAATCTTCCGCGAACCAGAAAAGGTACGACGATTCTCTTATCTATTTTATATATAAGTTCTGTAGTAGTCTTGTTTATCGAAACACCGTTAGTGGTTGTTGATAATTAGTACTGTACATAATTAGTTCTTATATTTTCTGTCTGCGCGCTGTCTTTCGCAGTTTCTAAAAAGAGAAAAACTGGCGAAAAGAGTAAGTCATTTGAACTCGACAACCTTTCAAGCCTAGAAGCTCTTGCAAGCGCAGCAATTTTCGGAGACAATCATGCTGAACTCGGAGAATCATCATCAGCCGGAGCCACCACCAAACATCCGAGGCATCGTCCTGGATGCAGTTGCATCGTATGCAATCAACCACCAAGCGGACAAGGAAAACATAAGCCAACATGCACTTGCGTCCCCTGCGAGACTGTGAAGCGCCGGTTCAATACCTATATGATGCGTAGGAAGAAAAACCGATCAGAATCTTCTGAAGCAGCTGCTTTCCAAAACGATCAAATGAATCGTATAGACGAAGCAGATACAAGTAGCAGTGCATCAGGACAAGATACAAGCCACTCATCGGACGAAGGAAGCCTAAATGAAGATCAGCTCGAGGCCATTGAGCCGAATGCGGCGGGACAGTTAGATCTGAATTGTCATCCGAATCACGACGATATGGAAACGGATACATATAACAAGCCAGATTATGACTAACTAGTCATCATGAAAGAACTGCAAGGGAATATATGAAATTAGTCTTAAACTTAATTCTCAACCGAAGTTTAGATTACATTCATTTTCATCTTCTTTAGGTAGTTTCATACCAATTTTATATTTCTCCTTACTTGCACAGTCTAgttttttctttccttttcaaAAGGATGGTTAAGATAGATTTTTTCTTATAGTTAAAATAAAGTTATAGCTTTTCTAGTTTAGGCCGGACATGTCATGTTCAACTTGTTATATCTATCGTTTTTCATGTTTGATTGGTGGAAAATATGTTACTTTTATATAGTACTTTTTCAAACAATTGACTTAATGTCTCTTACAAAGCAACAACCCTTTactaaaaaaaaagtatatttaTCAGAAAAACAAAGACAAGAGCCA includes these proteins:
- the LOC127118438 gene encoding B3 domain-containing protein Os07g0563300 isoform X1, with the protein product MVTTAYRKHYTVVFVFFKGFEFDLFWILFNMGVEVCMNRLCKDGSSGEWKKGWSLMSGGFAKLCNKCGLAYENSVFCDVFHRHEAGWRECSNCNKPIHCGCIVSRSLFECLDYGGIGCISCIKISHFCPDTEKSNRFTLSTKNNASDRYAERAGKGNLLQLCRSAEVGESSRWPHAQRDGKVSCNGPKSGEVKCRFNKEDRGYLNVTKHSSHLSRLTTSESNRPTWETKNNIDELLSLKISLFQQEQKSHPLLAKQTKNGVSMNVEANKGLISHERVGRPHADLKGKSQLLSRYWPRISNQELEKLSGDLKSTIVPLFEKVLSPSDAGRIGRLVLPKACAEAFLPPISQSEGVPLQFQDLKGNEWTFQFRFWPNNNSRMYVLEGVIPCIQSLQLNAGDTVTFSRIEPGEKFVLGFRRATNSIDTQDASASAHSNGVLSKDTNFSGATKILNSLGSFSDLFQKMKGNGEPNLNGHSERLRLGNGSYDWLKTSHKEAVINSDPLQQLVSVSEKKRTRNIGPKTKRLHIRSEDSIELRLTWEEAQDFLCPPPFVKPNLVTIEDQIFEEYDEPPVFGRRTITNTCQSSASEQLSPKEKENLPRTRKVSKKRKTGEKSKSFELDNLSSLEALASAAIFGDNHAELGESSSAGATTKHPRHRPGCSCIVCNQPPSGQGKHKPTCTCVPCETVKRRFNTYMMRRKKNRSESSEAAAFQNDQMNRIDEADTSSSASGQDTSHSSDEGSLNEDQLEAIEPNAAGQLDLNCHPNHDDMETDTYNKPDYD
- the LOC127118438 gene encoding B3 domain-containing protein Os07g0563300 isoform X2 codes for the protein MGVEVCMNRLCKDGSSGEWKKGWSLMSGGFAKLCNKCGLAYENSVFCDVFHRHEAGWRECSNCNKPIHCGCIVSRSLFECLDYGGIGCISCIKISHFCPDTEKSNRFTLSTKNNASDRYAERAGKGNLLQLCRSAEVGESSRWPHAQRDGKVSCNGPKSGEVKCRFNKEDRGYLNVTKHSSHLSRLTTSESNRPTWETKNNIDELLSLKISLFQQEQKSHPLLAKQTKNGVSMNVEANKGLISHERVGRPHADLKGKSQLLSRYWPRISNQELEKLSGDLKSTIVPLFEKVLSPSDAGRIGRLVLPKACAEAFLPPISQSEGVPLQFQDLKGNEWTFQFRFWPNNNSRMYVLEGVIPCIQSLQLNAGDTVTFSRIEPGEKFVLGFRRATNSIDTQDASASAHSNGVLSKDTNFSGATKILNSLGSFSDLFQKMKGNGEPNLNGHSERLRLGNGSYDWLKTSHKEAVINSDPLQQLVSVSEKKRTRNIGPKTKRLHIRSEDSIELRLTWEEAQDFLCPPPFVKPNLVTIEDQIFEEYDEPPVFGRRTITNTCQSSASEQLSPKEKENLPRTRKVSKKRKTGEKSKSFELDNLSSLEALASAAIFGDNHAELGESSSAGATTKHPRHRPGCSCIVCNQPPSGQGKHKPTCTCVPCETVKRRFNTYMMRRKKNRSESSEAAAFQNDQMNRIDEADTSSSASGQDTSHSSDEGSLNEDQLEAIEPNAAGQLDLNCHPNHDDMETDTYNKPDYD